One Aegilops tauschii subsp. strangulata cultivar AL8/78 chromosome 2, Aet v6.0, whole genome shotgun sequence genomic window, cacatttttttaaatcacacatttttttgaaaaatattcaattTAAGAAAATGTGCACACAGGTTTAGAAAAGATAAAACTTTTCTTAAGAAAACTGCATTTTTTAAAATATATACTACGTGATTTCGCAGGGAAAAACAAAAATAGGGATGAAAACTAGAAAAACGAAAGAAAAGAGAATATTTTTTTAGAAGAAAAGAGATAAACCCGCACGGAAACCCGGAACGCTCCCGAGACGAACAACATAGACACCGAACTGGGCCGCCCGACCACGCCCGCCTGTGCGATTCATCGACTATAAGACGCAATGAACGTCGTATACGGCCACTCTCGCACCCCGCCTCAACTGGAAGGTTCTCTGATTCTCTCTACCGGAAGCACCATATCCCTCTCGTCGGcagcggcgcggcggcgagacAGCCCGAGGGCGCCAGGCGGAGCCATTGGACCCGGCTTCATCCACCGGAGGTGAGCACGATTAGAATCCCACTAATTTGCTCCCTTCCCTTGACTCCTGCCAGAAGCCCAGAACCCACCGAACCCTAGGGTTTTGGGGGAGCTTTGCCGGCCTGTTTCGGTTctggtctcggcgaccggcttCGCTATTAAGGTCGTTTTTTCAGCCTTTCTTGTTAGTAGTATTTCGCAATGCCCACAGAGGATTTTGGTTTGATTGGTGGGAAGAATGGCCGACCTGGAACTGCCCCAAATCTATGTTGGGTGGAAATCCACGATTCTGGTTCGATTTACCTTTTCTTGATGTGTGATCTGTTTGGGAGTTTGCGACTGCAGGATTATCAGCCTAGGTGTGATGGCTTTGGTGCATTGTATCTGTGATTCTGGGGACGTTGTCACAATACTAGATGTGTTTTTATCCCGGCAGGATTAAAGAACAAACGCCGTTTGGTTCCCATATTATGAGGGCATGTACAATTTGAGGTGCTTAGACGCGAGTGCTTAAAGGGACAGAACATACTACATCATGAAGCATCTGTGCAAAGTTTACCTACTCGAATGCAAACTCTCTCTTTGTTGGTACTTAGATGATTTAGCATATACAAATTCGTCCTAATTAAATACATGAGTACCTCTTAAGCATTGGTTCTGACCAGGCACCCATGCTTCAAAATAACTAAATAAGCACCAGCGCCATCCTAAGTGGCAAGAAAAAAACTGGTTTATAATTTAACAAACACCTATCCAAGCACTTGCAATGTCAATGCTCTTATGGGCATCCGTACGTTTCTTTAGACGTTGGTAGAAATTATGAAGTTACTATGTGGATTCCTCTACCCTTATATGTACTATGATCCAAAATAGGGCTTCCTGAATCAAAATACCTTGCCAAAGGAGAACAGATTATCACTTCTTAAACCAAAACACCCTGCATTAGCAGTATTGTCAAATGCTGTAGATGGTGAGAGATTTACAGAGATACCACCCAATGCTTGACAGAGGTCATGTTAGAGAGTTGTTGCCCATTCAGAGCCTTCTGGATATTAGTCACGGGTGGGTGTGTATTGGGGGGTATTTGTTTTGGCTTTTGTTAGTTGGCACAGGGGATTCAAGCAAGGACTGGGTTGAGTTTGGGATATGTGATAGCCCTCTACAGTCCATGTATATGTCGCCACTACTAGTCAATATACTATGTCTTGTGTCTGTCATTGTCATATCCACGAACTTTTCTGAGAGATACGTGTAACTTTATTCAAACACCACAACCATATTGATGAACTTGAATGTGTGTTAAAAAGGAGTTGGCTGAAAGAGTGTTTCTGGACACATTTCTTAATTGTAGCCACTAGTTCTGTGAGAGATACTACATAAATGtaaaatgtactccctccgtaaagaaatataaaagcattctaaatgctcttatatttctttacagagggagtaatagGTAAGGAACAATGAAATGATTATTCTCAGTCAAATCCTAAAACTAAGTTCTTTAATTTAGGAGTTGCTTGCACTACTAGCAATTTTGAGATCCCTATAGAGGGACTGATGAACAGCTGAATACATATAGACATCTATGTACACACCTTAATGTACATTAGGCAATCATATTTGTTGATAAAAAAATGCATTTATAGAAGCTTTTGTCTGTTTTATGTGCAATCTGTGGAGGCACCTATATGAGTGTGTCTGTCTACTAGCACTATACATGAATTATGGTTTGCCTGTTAAAGTTGACTAGAGCTATATGCGACTTTTTATGGCTTGCCTGTTAAATTAGATGGGGAAACTGAACCCAGTTAGTTCTCAGCACATTTCTGAAGGCTTTAATTTTCAACAGCATGGTAGGCTAATTTTATGTTCTGTGTGGTTGTAGCCTACCTGCATTTAACTTGCCATGGCTAACATTATGTAATTTAAAGCAGATGGAAGCAAATCAGCCACAAGGATTTGGAGTTGAACAGAAGTCAGGACCAGAGCAAACAGATGAGATGCTAGGATCACAGGTTAACCAAAAGTTAACGCAAATGTGCCTAGACGACGATGTTGTGGAAGCTGGCATTGTTCAAGGAAAGCAAGATGATCCAGAGGCAAGATTGGAGGTTCATCAGAAGTTTGCTGAAATGTGCCTAGACACTGCTGTGGGAACTGATGTTAACCAAGAAAAGCAATCTGATCAAGAGGCAAGATCGGAGGCTGATCAAAAGCCTGCAGAAACTATCAGGCAGTGCACAGTTGTGGAAGCCAATGTTAAGCCAGAAGAGCAGCAGGCTGCTGCTAATCCAGGTGTCATTTACCGCTGCAAAAAGTGTCGGAGGATGGTAGCAACACAAGAGTACGTCGTCACGCACGAGGTAGGCCTAGGAGAGGCAGGCTTCTTAAAGCGCAGAAACGATGCGGATGAGAAGAAGCCTGAATGCAGTGCCTGCATCTTCGTGGAGCCCATGAAGTGGATGCAGGCTGGTGAGTTCCTCAACTTTAGCTCCGTTTGCTTGTTTCTTAACTCCTTTCTCGGTTCAGCGTATTTTGTTTGTTTTTTGATGCAAAAACCTGATGTGTTGGTCTATCCCGTGACGGTTGCAGTGGAAGAGGGGTACGTTTCGAACAAGCTGTGGTGCATGGGATGCCAGACCCGGCTGGGATCGTTCGACTGGGCAGGCATGCAGTGCTGCTGCGGAGCGTGGGTGATCCCGGCTTTCCAGCTGCTCAAAAGCAGGATCGACGAGTCTCACATGTGATTTTACTCGGCCAAGTGGCCTTACCATTGCTTGGCGAGTTAGTGGTTAGCGGTGATACTGCAGCAGCATGTGTAGGAACT contains:
- the LOC109782669 gene encoding probable inactive dual specificity protein phosphatase-like At4g18593; protein product: MEANQPQGFGVEQKSGPEQTDEMLGSQVNQKLTQMCLDDDVVEAGIVQGKQDDPEARLEVHQKFAEMCLDTAVGTDVNQEKQSDQEARSEADQKPAETIRQCTVVEANVKPEEQQAAANPGVIYRCKKCRRMVATQEYVVTHEVGLGEAGFLKRRNDADEKKPECSACIFVEPMKWMQAVEEGYVSNKLWCMGCQTRLGSFDWAGMQCCCGAWVIPAFQLLKSRIDESHM